From one Pithys albifrons albifrons isolate INPA30051 chromosome 22, PitAlb_v1, whole genome shotgun sequence genomic stretch:
- the ERRFI1 gene encoding ERBB receptor feedback inhibitor 1, translating into MSTAGVAAQEMRVPLKTGFLHTSQGMGSLKTCWGSHSGFENTFFNVDPIAVAYNLSPSTEQHLPSIGHSSNQASMNDHIAESCIQVPSQKSSPLPVSPKNEQTISRYEDHLIPGFSKLSLTMSCVSEETPPHMAIKNGPIQFLSASSNDRSSRPLPPLPISEDFAADEVDKEVEFLTSSDTDFLLEDYELPPFKSSAPSRRSFRGCGQINYAYFDTPTGPKPEDSNPTQSLNVYISSICPPQQQLHRRLRRSHSGPAGSLNKPIVRLSGHLNRSSPTSDEDKPEIPPRVPIPPRALKPDYRRWSAEVASSAYSDEDRPPKVPPREPLSRSNSRTPSPKSLPSYLNGVMPPTQSFAPDPKYVSSKALQRQNSEGSSNRVPCILPIIENGKKASSTHYYLLPERPPYLDKYEKFFREAEERSSNTEVQSWSGDCTATSAPTKLDSKPRMDIGGHLKRKHQSYVVSP; encoded by the exons ATGTCAACTGCAGGAGTTGCTGCTCAGGAGATGAGAGTCCCATTAAAAACAGGATTTCTTCACACTAGTCAAGGCATGGGGAGTCTGAAAACCTGCTGGGGTAGCCACAGTGGATTTGAAAA tactttCTTTAATGTGGACCCTATAGCAGTGGCATATAATTTAAGTCCATCAACAGAGCAGCATTTGCCATCCATTG GGCACTCTTCCAACCAGGCTTCCATGAATGACCACATTGCTGAAAGTTGCATCCAAGTCCCGTCTCAGAAATCCAGTCCACTTCCTGTAAGTCCTAAAAATGAACAGACAATTTCAAGATAcgaagaccatctcattcctgGCTTTAGTAAACTGTCTTTAACCATGAGCTGTGTTTCTGAAGAAACACCTCCTCACATGGCAATAAAAAATGGACCAATTCAGTTTCTGTCTGCATCTTCCAATGACCGCAGCTCGAGGCCACTACCCCCTCTGCCTATTTCTGAAGACTTTGCTGCAGATGAGGTTGACAAAGAAGTGGAATTCCTGACTAGCTCAGATACTGACTTTTTGTTAGAAGATTATGAACTTCCTCCTTTTAAATCCAGTGCTCCAAGCCGGCGGAGCTTTAGGGGCTGTGGACAAATCAACTATGCATACTTTGATACTCCAACAGGACCAAAACCAGAAGATTCCAACCCTACACAAAGCCTAAATGTATACATATCCAGTATTTGTCCTCCTCAACAGCAGCTGCATCGACGCTTGCGAAGGTCCCATTCTGGACCAGCTGGATCTCTTAATAAACCAATAGTAAGACTATCTGGACACTTAAAcaggtcttctccaacctctGATGAAGATAAACCAGAGATTCCACCGAGGGTTCCCATACCTCCAAGGGCTCTCAAGCCAGACTACAGGAGGTGGTCAGCAGAAGTTGCTTCTAGTGCGTACAGTGATGAGGACAGGCCTCCAAAAGTGCCACCCAGAGAGCCTCTGTCACGCAGCAATTCCCGTACCCCGAGTCCCAAGAGCCTCCCATCATACCTCAATGGGGTTATGCCCCCCACCCAGAGTTTTGCACCTGATCCTAAGTATGTCAGCAGCAAAGCTCTACAAAGACAAAATAGTGAAGGATCTTCAAACAGGGTCCCTTGCATTCTTCCAATTATTGAAAATGGTAAGAAGGCCAGTTCAACACACTACTATCTGCTACCTGAAAGGCCTCCATATTTGGACAAGTATGAGAAATTCTtcagagaagcagaagaaaggagCTCTAACACTGAGGTTCAGTCCTGGTCTGGTGACTGCACAGCCACCTCAGCCCCAACAAAACTGGACTCAAAACCCAGAATGGACATAGGTGGCCACCTGAAACGAAAGCACCAGTCTTACGTGGTTTCCCCGTAG